ATTACAGGGCTAGGAGAAGAGTTTTCGGGGAGATAGACTAAAATGGGTAGGGTGCGTTCCCGTTGTGCATCATTAACGAGTAACTCTAGAGTTTTCACATCATTATCAGGAGTTGCCAAGGGATCATAAACATCAGATTGGACAATGGGGGTTTCTAAAGAATCAGCAGTGGTTTCTCTAATTCCTAAAGGAAAAAGGATGCTGATTAAACCAATTAAGCAAATTTGTTTGATGTTAAAAGTCATTAGTCATTGGTCATTAGTCATCAGTCATTGGTTTACGAAGGACAAAGGACAAAGGACAAAAAACAAAGGACAAATATTGCCTTGCTTCTATGGGAATTAGTGGAATCAATCATACTTTATTATTGAACTCGTTTTTACTGGGGTGAATTTCACCCCTTTAACTTAATTCTAAATCAATCACTCAGCTTGTTTGGCGACTTCAAAGAAATGTCGAACATTATCTTCAGGAGTACCAGGTAAAACGCCATGCCCTAAGTTTAGAATATGTCCGCGATTTTCTCCTTTGCGAATTGTCTCTAAAACGCGATCGCGAATAAAGTCTTGCGATCCAAATAAAACCCCTGGATCAATGTTGCCTTGAACTTTTGTATCTTGTCCTAAGCGTTGTCTGCCTTCTGCAAGATCCACTGTCCAATCTAAACTAATAATATCAAATCCCGTTTTGCCCATGCGTTCTAAAACGCCAGCACTGCCACTAATATAGAGAATTAAAGGCGTGTCAGGATGAGTTTGTTTAACTTCTTCGACCACTCGTTTTTGGTAAGGTAAAGCAAAGGTTTCATAATCTTGAGGGGAAAGTTGACCTGCCCAAGAATCGAACATTTGGACAACTTGTGCGCCACAGTCGATTTGATACCGTACATATTGCGCGATCGCGTCAGCCACTTTTCCTAAAAAGGTATGGAGTAACTGAGGCTCTTTAAACGCCATCCCTTTGATATTAGAATAATTCTTAGACGTTTTCCCTTCAATGGCATACGCTGCTAAAGTCCAAGGCGCACCAACAAAGCCTAAAACC
This window of the Euhalothece natronophila Z-M001 genome carries:
- the hemE gene encoding uroporphyrinogen decarboxylase, giving the protein MASQQELPSLLKVARGESVSRPPVWMMRQAGRYMKEYRDLRDKYPSFRERSENPDLAIEISLQPWRAFKPDGVILFSDILTPLPGIGIDFDIVENKGPVIDPPIRTQAQVDQMRPLDPEASLPFIKTILKTLREEVGNQSTVLGFVGAPWTLAAYAIEGKTSKNYSNIKGMAFKEPQLLHTFLGKVADAIAQYVRYQIDCGAQVVQMFDSWAGQLSPQDYETFALPYQKRVVEEVKQTHPDTPLILYISGSAGVLERMGKTGFDIISLDWTVDLAEGRQRLGQDTKVQGNIDPGVLFGSQDFIRDRVLETIRKGENRGHILNLGHGVLPGTPEDNVRHFFEVAKQAE